CCTTTTCCTGGAGTTTACAGCCATTTCCATTCTTTATTTTACCAGAAAGCACCCCTTGAGACCAGACCAGCAGACTGGAAGTTATTCTCCACCAGTGAGCTGGTGAGGGATGCAGACATGAACTGGGATAGCTCCAGGAAGCTGAGCACCAGTTGCTTAGAGAGGAAGCACTTACTTTGCAGAGCACAGGCATCTTTGCGCCTGTGTTCAGGGAGAAAATCTTCATCCGTCTCGGGTACATTATGTACTCCATAATGTATGCAGTGGAAAACAGTTGAAGCATTTTACAACAGCTGGCAGGAAAAAGAGTCCACATGTTTGAGCATTTTGGGGGATTTAAGTTTTTGGCTAATGTGCTGCACTATGAATGCTTGCACtcacagggagagctgctgggcacaTGCTGAGCGGAGTTTCACTTGGCTACCAAGAAataaggaagagaggaaaaactcCAGCACAGTTTATTTCACTCAATTATTGCAGTCAAATAGTTTTAAGGCTGCATTTTGATGCAAACTCTGAACTGGGATACTGTGGCACCATCTGTGAAGGGAACTGTCCTGCTTGCCCCCTGCTACCCCCTTTAGTGCCTAAAGTCAGCCACTCATGGTGGCCAGGGACTGAATTGGCTTGGGAAAACAGTGTGCCTCAAAAATAATCCCTTTGTTGGTTACTGGGGTACTTTGCAGGCAGATCACTTCACTCATCTGGTCCCCTGGAAGGGTTCAGAAATGTTTGTCCTGgcacacaggcagcagaggaggtggGGGGGGACAGGATTGTTGCTCCCCACACACACGGCCAGTTTAACATACTTGGACTACAGCCCGAATTAAAACCCAAACTGCATCCTGGGAACAAATGAGAACTTGGGAATGGGTTTCTGCacttctcccttcctgccttgCTTGGCTCCTGGCTTTCCAAATCGCTGGCGTGTGCCATTGAAGTGGATGCACAGATTTCCCTGCTTTGCTGAGCTCCAGGAACGCCAGGGCACACCAGCCCTAACTGGGTCAGAGACTTTCTTTGTACAAgtgagctgagctgctgggaaacCTCCCCGGAGCCACGAAGCAGCTTCTCACACATGCACTGGGGGGGACAGGGTGAGGAGGGGGAGCGGATGAAGTGGAGCTGAGCTTCCCCCACACTTGATTCCCTGCCAGCATAAGCTTCCTTACAGGGCTTACAGGCACAGCACAAGCCCAAGCaaagccccagctgctcccacggCTGCCAGGGCTAAGCACCCTGGAATCAGAGAGGAATCACTCCGATCTCCTCTGTGCTCGGGAAGTGGGGGGAGAGTGAACAAGAGACAAGCGAGCCTATTAgcatttattatttgtattattaTAGCACCTCGGTGCCTAGTTGGGGACCAGAATCTCATCCTATTAGCACTGTGAAAACCCAGAGCCAAACTACTGTAGTCCCTGCCCCAGAGGGCTTACAATCTCCTTTTCCAAACAGGGGTACAAAGAGATGGAGAGAGTAAAACGGAGCAGTGACAAAATGTTGATCACTGTGATGGAAAGTGTTGATTTTCTGCTAAGAACCATCAGCTTTTAAATGCTTAGTTGGATTTAGATATTCCTCACACAGtcaatatttttgtctttctcatgaaaaaaaaatcaagaaatcaCACAGAACTTCCTGTTATATtcagtgaaaaacatttttcattgcaagaaacacacacaaggttatttttaaaaaatattgcttagTTTGTATCTTCTAAGCAGATATCTGAACATGTTTACAAAGACTACACATGCAGTgtacaaaaaaatgtaaaatttttaaCCAACTCTTTTGGCTCATTCCTTTATTCAATTTGCACTCTTGCAAAAAAGAGATaccttttaattaaatttttgatgaaaaaatagAAGTGATTTCATATCAACTGCTTTTCTCGACATACTTGTATTTTCCTTGTGCTCATGATATAAAACACAGTCTAAATAGAAATTATTGGCTAGATACAGGGATAGAGAATAACTGTGTATTTAGGAAATCTATGTAACTTGATTTTACAGGTTTTTCTGATCAAAAAGTGTGATTACAATGTTGTGCAAGAAGGGCATGTGATTTACAACTTTTTGCAAGCATATCTTAAGtgcatatttttaataacttgCCTGTAAGGGGCCAAATCCTGCTGTTCTGCTCAAAGTTTCTCTAAAATCAACAGCTCTTTGACACTGTGCTCTGTTCTGCTGGCCTCCTACTGCTGTGTGTCATAGTTAATACTGTGAATAACTCAGTTGGAGTTCAATATTCCTGATTTTGACTATAAGTACTCTATGGTAGTAAGTGTTTGCAGGTTTGAGCATCTTACAGAGGCCTACAGGACAGTATGATTTATGCCCATGCAGAGggatgaaaggaaacaaaaccagctggGCAGCTTGTAAAACAATTAAACATTTTCCATGGTCAGCTCTGCTCTTTGCCATTCGGAGAGCCCCCGACTGGAATCACCTACGTAACCTAAACCATGACCTGAAAATAGCTTCCAATATTAGCTTTCTTCTCTCTATGCATTCTCTAAGTTGCTGTAAACATCCAGGATACccatatacatacacatacacacctGGGTACATGTGTGCATACATATAAGTGtatatgcacacatatatatacacgcacacagacacacatacaTGTACATTTATGGATACAGAGCTATGATGTCGTTAGGAAACAACAATGCCTTTTTTATTGCATTCTTAAGTATCATGAAACAAGGGTTTTATTATAGGCACACATCTCAACTACTCCTCCTTTACTACAGTCCTAAAGCTCATTTACCTGAGATCTGCATCTGTAAAAATAAAGTTCCATTTTTTTAGCTGCATGTTACAAAAGACTAAATATCAGCCCCACAGATATGAAATTACAACTTAATGTTGAGACTAATTTGCTACAAGTAAAATACTCTATCTTATAAAAAAGATACTGCTGAAAGAGATAcatattaaaaaggaaacacGGTTCTTAGAGGTTTAAAAAtctccctctgccttcccacATGGtaataaatttataaaaaatatttgacacAGAAAATCTCCCCAGAAATCATCCTGCTGCAATCACGTACCCTTCCAAGACACCCATCTTGCAAACGTTACACGGTTCAGGAGGGCAAACTCGGTACAGTGAGTATTTAATTCTCGTCGTCCCGTTGGTAGTGAATAGTTTGTATTTCCTGAGCTATGAACATGGCCATCTCTCTTGTGCCCGCGGCAATCACTCGGCAGGACATAAGATCCAGAGGTCCCCCTGAGGACAAGAGGATTAACGAGAAGTGTCTTAAATATCAGCCATGCTGTAATTAGATAGGGTCAAAACCATTGAAACAACTTCATACGTAGCTCCTTTTGGGGTGGGAATAACAGCCTAATTGAACAATGCCTACGTGGAAATCTCcagcaaaaaattattttgtaaaattCTAGGTACAGAGCCAAAGTATGCAAGAGGAGCAGTGAGTGCTTAGATTTGTTCAGTAGCCAACAATAAATGCAATATTCCCTCTTCTagcaatggaagaaaaattagtTCATTCAATACACCCTTCTTAATCCACCAAATCTTTCCAGAGTATCCAGGTACTGGTCACCAGTAAACCATTACTCTGAGATGTGTACCATCTAAATTAATTAAGTAATAATCTGGAGACTGTGCTGCCCTTTACTCCTTCTGAGTAATTTCCACTCATATATGTTCAAACTTGCATCCTCCTTTCCTGGGAGGATGTCTCTGTTGAAATCTAATTGGAACATCTGAGCATATCTGCCAATCTCCTGGGCTGGTTCCTTACTGTAAATACAAGGCTTTAAGGAAATTACTCAGAGGCATAGAAACTCAGAATTCTGAGATTGACTCAGAACACCTTCGATGTGATGAAATCCTGTGCTGGAATTACATCAGTGTGTACAGAATAAACAGCCAGGGTCTAGTGGAGAGTACAGACTTTTCTACAGGATATTGCTAGAAATGAGCTAGAGACACAGGGGCAGGATTGGACTGAGGTGACACAGGTTGCCCTGAGGCAGCCACTCACTCAGTCCCCCAAAAGTCAATGGAAAAGGAAGGGCATTTTGCTCACCTGAAGTGTCTATCACAGTGCCACCAGCCTCTCTGATGATGACAGTGGCTGCTGCCAGGTCCCAGCAGTGCAACCCAAACTGGTAATAGGCGTCTGCAGCGCCGGACGCCAAGTGGCACAGGGCCAGCGTGGAGCTCCCAATGACACGGACCCTACACCCCACAGTaacacaaaggagaaaatgcttttgacTTCAATCTAGGTGTACAACACACttgtttcagtcttttttttttaattactttttttaatgactttgtGGTCACAAATGTGAGACATGTACTGTAAAACATCTTACCCATGTGCTTGGGCCTTGAGCAATCTCTCAATATTACCAAGGAACAATTTCAAAGTTGCAGGGTCACGTTTTGGACcaatttctgttaaaattaaGGCCTTCGAGATATCTGTAATGGTAGGGAGATGTTTCCATTAATTCAACAGCTTCCAGGAAGGTTCcataaatttgttttcaaattaaacaCTAATggacttttcatttttatgtccCTTTTTCTAccccaaatattttcaaagaataaGTGACAACTTTGTATAAAAATTCAAGGAAGACTAGGTTTCTTCTACAAAATAGTCTGTTCtaaacacactttaaaaaaaaaaaaaggaacaggagGATTAAAACCAAGAATGCATTCTTACATTCCTTTTCATACATAGTTTTATTTCATTGACCAGTCACCTTTTGGCAAATTCACTAATATTAGCAGTCAGCTAAAAATAATCCAGTAACCTAGTAAATGTTCATGATGCTAATCTGTTCACATTTGAAGACAGGATGGTTCTTGAATAGGgaattttaatgtaatttgttAACCAATTATAAACATTTGGGAACccagtaagaagaaaaaaaagtttctccCTAAATCACCAGTCACCTAGTAATAGCTCATTCTGACATTTCAAAGACCGAAGACACCTTATGACTGAAAAAACCCTTTCTTATGACAAATTAAAGCAGTATCTTTATTCTTAATAATCTGTGACTGTTCTATTTGTCTTGTGCTCAGCAAAGGCAATGCTGTCCTAGAGCAGATGGAGATACCAGCCTTGTGTACAGTCAAAGGAGAGACTCACAGTGACTCGAAAGGTGTTGAAGCAGTCCTCACATGAGATCTGAATACTGCCAGGCTACAACAAGCGTGTGCCAATGTAAGTGGAGGTGGCTGATCAAATGCCaagtgtccctgctcctgctgtgccagctgaaCGTGGAGGCATTAAAGGGAGGACAAAACTCAAAGGTTTAGCAGCTGATAACGCACTGACTGGGCTGCACCTCATGGCAGGTGTCACCCCCTACCCTGGGCTAAAAGCCAGGTATTCATTCAGGTAGGCAACCTCTACCTAGCTCTTACAGCTACCTGCATAAGCTGAAAGTTCTCAGCACAAGGAGCAAGGAGGTTTTCAAAGGCAAATTAGGCTGGAGTGAGACACCATTTAATTAAACAGCCTACCAAAGGATTTAGTATTGCAGATGAACCTTATGGATTCAAGTAACATGGTAAAATGGTTGGTGAGTAACAGGTACGTAACTAGATTAAAAGTTACAGAGTGTCACAAATATTATCTGTAGAACCATAGATTcaactgctgctttttaaattactgcattaaaatagaaaaaaaccaatccaGGCATGCTGTAGGGTATTTGTTGTTTAGCCACTACTGAAAACTCTGGATGGGGAAAGCAATCTGCCTTAGGTTATTTTGCATAACAGACCCAGTTTATAATCAGAGAACATTTAATGCTCATCTTATTGCTGACATGCACCAAGCCTTCACACCACACCAGTCATAGTTAGGCTGAGACTGAGGCAGTTATTCTTCTGagttattaaatatatttctaattGAGGACCTCCTCAATTTTCATCAAGGCTACAGCTAGAAATTGGATGAAGAGACTGAGGTAACTAAGAGGGAATTCTGCTTAGAAAAAGGAGCTGGCTGATCTCAAGACACTATGGGATTTCAGGAATTCAAGATATGAGATAAAATTTACTGACTATTCCTCATTTCTGATAGAggccaaaataaaaaccaacccAGGCTTGGTAGAAAAGATTTAACAGTGATATGGATAAATTTATGAAGAAAAGATCAATTCTGTCAACcacagaagattaaaaaaagaaaatacatttacagtATTAGCACATGTAAAGCCTGACATGAATCTAAGCATGAGAAGAAAGGATCACTTGGGAGAACAGGGAAGATGGATCCTTCATTTAAGTGTATCATAACTGTGTGGACTCCCATACCAAACCTCTACAAAATTGGGTGTTGACAAAGAACAGTGTTTGCTTGGGCTGTGACTTCAGATGGTTAAATGTGAACAATGAATGTCTAAGTGTAGATCAACATCATACAACAATCCCATTTCCTGAAAACAAATGGCAGGAAGTGACATGACAGCTTAGATTTCAAACACATCATGGCCATTTCAGTTGCAGTGGCAGCTACAGGGAAACACAGTCTTGCTTCCAGGGTTGGTTTATTTCACTGAAGCCACAGCCTTTACAGAGCAACTGTGATTTAAAGCACTTAAAACATCAGTAGAAGTGAGATTAAAGCAGATCCAGCTTCACTGGTGAAAATTTCCCACCACCAAGTGATGTatctcaaaacaaaaaaaaatttcaaagcatttgGAAGGGCAGAAGATCTACTTCCCTTGCTATGGTATAGACAACCACATAGACTGGATGTCCAGAGAAAGGAAGACAGAAGTGACATGTGCCAAAATTGTTCATTGTTTAACTGGAAACCAGAACTCTCTGACTGCAAAAGCAAGGGAGGCCATTTCAACAGTGGTTCATCCAGCCCAACTGGGAGCACCCCTTGCTCTTCCTAACAGTCTCTGCCAGTATGGGATTTTTTGGAATATGAGATATTTGAGCACTGAGAAAAATGTGATGTATAATCAATGATTAAAATCTTAGTCACTGACTTTACAACCCATCTCTCCAAATAGGTAGACCCCAGCTCACTATTAACTTAGCTGTATAGCCAAACTTTCCAAATTTCAGGGAGATTTTGATGCAGGGTCTTCTTGAGGCACTAAAGAAATCTGTATGTCAAGTTGCTTGAATTTACTGTGTTTTGAGCTCATTAAATCTCTCCTTGGGGTGAAATTTTTACTACCTCCTGTGTACAGTGGTGCACATTTTTGGCATATGTCTGCTTCCACCAACAACTGAGTGCTATGCTCTCCTCTGCATTTTAATTAACTAAAAGAAAACTTCTCTaaataatacaaaattattGTTTTCTATAACCATTAGGTAAACAGACAGATCTATGACTTGGTTTACTGATAAAAGAATTCCAATAAAGCATTGACAAATTGTTGCTGGCTACTTGTACATCGAAACATACACACCAGAGCAAGCTGTCAAAGAACCCCTAATGAAGCATGCATCCTTTAATTCACTGTTAGCACATATGCCTACAGACATCATACACTCTGTGACATACAAGTTCATTGGAAAATAAGTGAACAGCAGCCACCATAGTACTCTGAATTTGATTCACCATTCCCATTGCATCTTGCTTATAAAAAGTTATGGCAGTGCTCAGCTGGAATGAAACTGGTGAATCTACACGTTCTTCCTTATTTTAAACAATGGTTGCGAAGCAAAATAATTTAGGATTATTTAAATAGTTCATAGTCagatgtatattttaaaaataaaaggaggaaagttgtggtttttcaggaaaaaacaaacacaaaacaaaattatcatGCAGGTGAAATACTTTCCATCAGGATAATGATGTTCATTATCCTAATGATGATTTGCAACAactctgaaacaaaattaacatATTCCTTTTAGAGTTCTAACAAAATCTAGACCAACCTGTCTCTTTTGATACCTGAAGCCTTTTGTCATTACAAAATGCCCCTTGACCTCTTCTACCAGTGTATAATCGTTCTTCAGTGCAGTGGTAAATTACACCAAATTCAAGCTTTaagattttgaaaaggaaagaaatgaatgCAACTCAAATTACTCATCATAAATATAAACAACTACTAATGGCAGAAAGATCAGCAATATTTTAATTGGTACACATAATAAAGATTATACTGATGCTAAAAAACTGGAATAATTTTACTATTACTGTGATATTGAGATATAGGTCACATAAAATTCAGGTAATAAAGAGAAGTTAATGCAATGTGTTCCTGATCCTCTAAATTCTGACTCCCAGTTAGTTTCTGTTCACATTAGAATGGATTACATACTGAGTTGATTTCAAATTCAGTTTAatgtttttactgaaaatacGCAAGGCCTCTGAGGCAAGACTCTGAATGCTTTGCCTTCACTGGTGAGCAGTTACTCCTTGAAGCAACCCCACTGACCTCAGCTGGACCCCAAAGATTTGTGACACCAGGATCAATCAGGCATCCAAACTCAGCAGTCATGGCACACCCGTTATTAACAGTGGATGCTTTGGTAGGCACCTGAACTTTTGTGGTGCATTGAATTTGCCTGCTTTTTCAATCAGAGCAGTACACTCTAGTCACTTGCTCAAATCTTTCTCTGCAAAATCCTTTTGTGAGAATCTCTTGAAGTCACAGGACTCCAAGAGAAGGAGTTTGGACAAAAATACTCTCAATGAAAGCTTAAGAATGTGCAAcagtggaatttttgtgggagATTCTGTTTACCAATGAAAAGAGGGTCAGAATTAGACCCtaagtatttaaaatttctattattttaatagGCTCCATCAAAAGATTTTAAAGCACTTTACAAACTTCAAGGGTCAGCTCTGAAAACTGGCCCTAGGTCAGTAATAGTAGCATTATTTAATTTAGGGGTACACAAAAATTAAGTGACTTGCCCGAGGTGTCAGAAGCTGGCCACAAGGTGAAGAAAACATCTCAGATATTCTAGGCTCCAagttttttcctgctgcactcAGTGTTCATCAGAGACAATTCAAAGGGAATAGACTGTCCTGGCTCCCTATCCTGAGGTCCCATCTAAACCAAGGGGTTTTTTGAGGAACACACTATTAATAGACTCTTTCCGTAGAGGCATCTGCAGGAATTTCCTCAGTACTGTTCAAGGCTTATAATCAGGCCAGTTCCCCTGTGTGTACTTTGGTTCCTCTTCAGTTTactcttttttctgcttgtccTGTTTGCTTAACTGAGGGAGACGTAACATAATTCTTTACTTTTGTTTCAGCTTTGTTTAGTTTACATAACCCAAAATATGCAGCATCAAAATCATGATGGTGTTCtagaaaacataaataatagaGCTGTCTGATAAAAAAATGTCGTGTTCAAAAGGACCTTTGGTAATGAATAAATTTCAGAAAAGCATGGAAGTGTTTCTCTGCAATTTCCATGTTTGAAAAGTCTAACCAGAGAAGTATACAACATTATTCTGTTTAAATCAGTAAGAGGTACTAGCACATCTGAAAACTTGGCTGTTACTGCACAGACTTCTTGCTAGCTTTGCTTAAAGCTGTACATATATTTAAGATTGTGGAATTAGGCTGAAAGAGGCACATTCATTGGAAATTTGAGTAACTAGTTATTCTGTAGATATATATCAAACTGTAAACCAGCAACATCTGGAGAAAAGGCACTAGCACAAATGAGCATAGCTAGGAAACTCAAAATGGCACATTGGAAGGCTAGGTACCTTCCCACCCTCACCATAATCAAGCTCTTAGGTGGTAAATACAGCTATTTTACTATGTTAAGGAAAACACCAATGCAGATTAAATGAACTATGCCCATAATTTTGCACTCCTCAGAAAATCAGTTCTACATTGACTCACAGCAGGGGTTAGCTTTCACAGATACTGCTAGCAGGAAAgaagcaataataataatacaggAACACTGGGATGTATGTTTAAATTTTGAAGAAGCAGCGCTGAATTGAACTTACTATGGTTTGTCTAACTAAACCTTGCTCACACCAGTACTCCCTTTTTCTCCAAATAAATCCCATAATACTTATAATAATTCATAGAATTCTCTTTTAATTGCCAGTTTCCATAAGTAAGTTTTGCAGGACTATGATTTTAGATGAGTAGAATATGATCAGATGCATttaaaaagcaggggaaaaccTGAGTAGtgactgattttttaaaaaaaatcatttcatttAAAGTTCCCACATGGTTTTGAGACTTCTAGCCAACTCTCAGGTGCCCATCTTAAAGAACATACTTCATACCTCTTTGTTAACAGCAAATCCAATGCTCACTGCCACTGTTGGAAATCtgtgaaaaataagaaatgaagTAGTACTGCTGAAAAATCTCTCAACTTACTTCTTATGCATCCCCCTCAGGCAACAAAACCCCACATGGAGCACTGTGAGTTTACTTGTCAAAATGCACTTGACATTATAGTATCTCTCCTTTGTCAACCTCTTTAACTTTGTCAgttcctttaaaaatttaacTTAGTATTGGAGAAGGCAAGAAATGAACACATGAAGGCATTACAACTTTTACACTGAACACGTAGTGTACTTTAGGGATGTTTTTGATTTAGTGTAGCTGAATTATCCAGTATAAAATCACTAATGTTATAATAAGTCATTGCTTTCAAGAGCACATTTTGTTCAAGCTATGCACCTGAGATAGCAATTAAGTAGCATGGAGATACCTTGCTGCTGACACCAATATAAAAAGAAACCAGTTCCTCTATGCTCTCCTTTTTCAAAGTGATGATCACGTATTTAATTTGGTCCTTTTGACTACAGCATAATTATTGCAGTTTaaacaatgaaataaattaatttcttaaaaacatATATTAAAAGGGACTTCAAAAGTCCAGAAAATATTGCTAGAAAGAGGAAATTTTACCTAATTGCATGAAACATC
This genomic stretch from Corvus hawaiiensis isolate bCorHaw1 chromosome 30, bCorHaw1.pri.cur, whole genome shotgun sequence harbors:
- the IMPA2 gene encoding inositol monophosphatase 2 yields the protein MKPCEEEEEEGRATAGGGGGDPWKECAEVAVQLARRAGQIIRKALTEEKQVSTKTSAADLVTETDHFVENLIISVLKEKFPSHRFIAEESTAAGSKCVLTDSPTWIIDPVDGTCNFVHRFPTVAVSIGFAVNKELEFGVIYHCTEERLYTGRRGQGAFCNDKRLQVSKETDISKALILTEIGPKRDPATLKLFLGNIERLLKAQAHGVRVIGSSTLALCHLASGAADAYYQFGLHCWDLAAATVIIREAGGTVIDTSGGPLDLMSCRVIAAGTREMAMFIAQEIQTIHYQRDDEN